From Planctomycetia bacterium:
CGGGCGCAAGGGGAGCGGGCTGGCGACTCTGGGACCGTATTCGCTCTGCCGCAACCCGCTGTACTTCGGCACTTTCTTGATGCTGATGTCGCTCGTTGTTTTCCTACAGAATCTGACCCTGGCAGTGGGGGCGTTGCTGGCCACCTTTGTCTATCTTCGTGTGACCGTTGGCTCAGAAGAGTTTCGGCTTCAGCATCGCTTTGGCGATGAGTACACGACCTATCGCACTACTGTTCCCCGCTTCTGGCCTCGAGTGCGCGGATATCGCGCGCCCCCAGTCATTGAAGTCAACGTCGTAGGGCTGCGTCGAGAATGCCTCAACGCGCTGCGGTGGATGATCATTCCGGTCGCCGGAGAAGGGCTGGCCTACGCGCGAACGATGGAGTTGCTCCCCGACCTGTTCCACCTTCCTTGACGTATTCCATCACCGCGGCCTGGATTCGATGCATGGCACTCAAAGAAGAGTGGGAAGCCCAGGGCAACTGGCTGTTGAAGGTTTTGCAGGAACTCGGGTTTGAGATCGGCGAAGCGACTTGGTTGGCCTGCTAAAAGTCGTCGCTTAGTTAACGTTCCGGCGACCACGGTGCAAACCCGACTACCAAATCCGTTTCTTCGATGCGAGCTTTTGGCGAACGGCGACTTTGAAAATGCCGTCCCACATGTCCAAGAACTGTATCGAGGAAAGTCGCTTCGCGGGCGCAAACTCAAGCATTTGCGAAATAACATCCGCAATCTCGTCCGAAAACGAGCTGTGAATGGCTCCGATTGGATCCAACGCAACGTCGTCGTTGTACATGTCGACACAAAGCCTTTCAGGGTTTCGGCCCGTAAAAAGTTCGGCCAATACTAGGCCGAGTTGAAACACGTCGCTCTTCGTGGTCAGTTCGGCCTCGCCCCTCAGATAGGCAACTTGATCAGGCGTCCGGTATCTGTAGGGCATTCCGGCGCCAACACTCTCCTTGAACACTTCTCGGTCCGTATCCGCGTTCGCGAGTTTCAGCAGCCCAAAGTCGCCTAGC
This genomic window contains:
- a CDS encoding isoprenylcysteine carboxylmethyltransferase family protein; the protein is MDAITSLPPQSRWVRGRGLLAFAILAPFAVGALFSKPYVGEGTLGDLEFDLAAFVLFVCGAFFRFWATLYIGGRKGSGLATLGPYSLCRNPLYFGTFLMLMSLVVFLQNLTLAVGALLATFVYLRVTVGSEEFRLQHRFGDEYTTYRTTVPRFWPRVRGYRAPPVIEVNVVGLRRECLNALRWMIIPVAGEGLAYARTMELLPDLFHLP